One genomic window of Lepeophtheirus salmonis chromosome 5, UVic_Lsal_1.4, whole genome shotgun sequence includes the following:
- the LOC121117938 gene encoding phosphatidylserine synthase, whose translation MKRGNSKKKVRSESVMEDNASSDEEEEDRFTIINERPVDDISVNFFYKPHTISLLLLSVVGISVIAFSRDENMDSRSNIWVGLLNTFVFFMMISVLSFPHGPFTRPHPILWRMVFGVSVIYLLIIQFLIQQDYNTVRGVIIWFDPKMANYSIDKEKEYGAQCWDISMEKLWAHLDWFAFGHYWGWGMKALIIRHYGICWSISIMWELTEMAFGHLLPNFYECWWDNIILDVLICNGLGIFTGMTVCRWLEMREYHWESFKEIRTTKGKVKRVLLQFTPESWSSIRWMDPSCSKMRVVFVTQFMLIWQTVELNTFFLKHIFPMPVEHPICVIRILMFGLIAAPATRQYYMYMTDTQVKRLGTQTWVFLCICLSELILNIKFGLDLFSQTQISKIGLWLLMVVLTSALGTLFSMKISKWRHQSKQTRIHNGAKDQLVERTKSD comes from the exons ATGAAACGAGGAAATAGTAAGAAAAAGGTAAGATCTGAATCTGTAATGGAGGACAATGCCTCCTcggatgaagaagaagaagatcgGTTTACCATTATTAACGAACGTCCAGTGGATGATATTTCTGTGAATTTCTTCTATAAGCCTCATACCATATCGCTACTCCTTCTTTCTGTTGTAGGGATATCCGTTATTG ccttttCACGAGATGAAAACATGGACAGCCGCTCCAACATTTGGGTGGGCCTCCTTAATACCTTTGTCTTTTTCATGATGATCTCAGTCCTCTCTTTTCCCCATGGTCCTTTTACTCGACCTCATCCTATTCTTTGGAGAATGGTGTTTGGAGTCTCTGTTATCTACTTACTTATCATTCAATTCCTCATTCAGCAGGACTATAACACCGTGAGAGGAGTCATTATTTGGTTTGATCCTAAAATGGCTAATTATTCTATAGATAAGGAGAAAGAATATGGAGCCCAATGCTGGGATATATCCATGGAAAAGCTATGGGCACATTTAGATTGGTTTGCCTTTGGGCACTACTGGGGGTGGGGCATGAAAGCACTTATTATTCGTCACTACGGAATTTGTTGGAGTATTTCCATCATGTGGGAGCTTACCGAG ATGGCTTTTGGACATTTACttccaaatttttatgaatGCTGGTGGGATAATATTATCCTGGATGTGCTAATCTGTAATGGACTTGGAATATTTACTGGTATGACTGTTTGTAGATGGCTAGAAATGCGAGAATATCATTGGGAGTCCTTTAAAGAGATACGAACTACAAAAGGCAAAGTTAAAAGAGTGTTGCTTCAGTTTACTCCTGAGAGCTGGTCTTCGATCCGTTGGATGGATCCATCATGTTCTAAAATGAGGGTTGTATTTGTTACACAGTTTATGCTGATTTGGCAAACTGTGgagttaaatactttttttcttaaacatatttttcctaTGCCCGTGGAGCATCCTATTTGTGTTATAAGGATTCTTATGTTTGGGCTTATTGCTGCCCCCGCAACAAG gcaatattatatgtacatgaCAGATACTCAAGTCAAAAGACTGGGAACCCAAACATGGGTCTTTCTTTGTATATGTCTCTCTGAGTTAATACTTAATATCAAGTTTGGACTTGACCTGTTTTCTCAAACGCAAATTTCGAAAATTGGATTATGGCTTCTAATGGTTGTATTAACTTCAGCTTTGGGCACATTATTTTCCATGAAAATATCCAAATGGAGACATCAATCAAAACAAACACGAATCCACAATGGTGCCAAAG atCAGTTGGTTGAACGTACCAAGTCtgattag